The following proteins are encoded in a genomic region of Coffea eugenioides isolate CCC68of chromosome 6, Ceug_1.0, whole genome shotgun sequence:
- the LOC113774553 gene encoding BURP domain protein USPL1-like, with protein MDSKGLACWNLLFHLLIVLGTCDFVPVDGTNAIRHQRMDVNNPQRNSKRDHVAHVQEKMSMHDHSHSSSHGMHQMDPSTTVFFVFDDLKLGKTMSILFPDGDPSPLSSPYLWPREQADPIPFSLAKLPQILQHFSFPQGSRKAQVMEDTLRACETKPIKGKSKACATSYESLVDFARMILGLNTDIEVLSTHHLAKSNAARLQNYTITEAPERISNPKMVSCHTMPYPFIVFYCHYQQGDNRLYRTVLSGENGDKVEAIAICHMDTSQWNRDHVSFQMLGIEPGTAPVCHFFPAENFVLVPSTSSI; from the exons ATGGATTCCAAAGGACTTGCTTGTTGGAATCTCCTCTTTCATCTGTTAATTGTTCTG GGAACTTGTGATTTTGTCCCCGTTGATGGTACTAATGCAATCAGGCATCAGCGCATGGATGTCAATAATCCTCAGAGAAATAGCAAGAGAGATCATGTTGCTCACGTCCAAGAAAAGATGTCAATGCATGATCATTCTCACTCCTCATCCCACGGGATGCATCAGATGGATCCAAGTACAACCGTGTTTTTCGTTTTTGATGATCTCAAGTTAGGCAAAACAATGAGTATCCTTTTCCCTGACGGAGATCCTAGTCCTTTGTCCTCTCCTTATCTCTGGCCTAGAGAACAAGCCGATCCTATCCCCTTTTCATTGGCAAAACTCCCACAAATTCTTCAACACTTTTCATTCCCTCAAGGATCTCGCAAGGCCCAAGTGATGGAAGATACACTCCGAGCATGCGAGACTAAGCCTATCAAGGGAAAATCCAAGGCTTGTGCCACATCCTACGAGTCATTGGTAGATTTTGCACGAATGATCTTGGGATTGAATACCGATATTGAAGTTTTATCAACGCATCACCTCGCAAAATCTAATGCTGCTAGATTACAGAACTATACAATCACAGAAGCTCCTGAACGAATTTCAAATCCAAAGATGGTCAGCTGTCACACCATGCCATATCCTTTCATAGTTTTCTATTGCCACTATCAGCAGGGCGATAATCGTTTATACAGGACTGTTCTATCTGGAGAGAATGGTGATAAGGTTGAAGCTATTGCAATTTGTCACATGGATACCTCTCAATGGAACCGTGATCATGTTTCCTTCCAAATGCTTGGTATCGAACCTGGCACAGCCC